Within the Pseudomonas mendocina genome, the region GGGCGTTGGGTTTCGTCTATCAATTCCATCACCTGCTGGCCGAGTTCACTGCGCTGGAGAACGCCTGCATGCCGCTGCTGATCGGCAAGACGTCGATCGCCGAAGCGCGCCAGCGTGCGACTGCATTGCTGGAGCGCGTGGGCCTGGGGCATCGCCTCAATCACAAGCCGTCAGAACTGTCCGGTGGCGAGAGGCAGCGTGTGGCCATCGCCCGCGCCCTGGTCAATCGCCCGGGGCTGGTATTGCTTGACGAGCCTACCGGTAACCTCGACCAGCACACCGCCGAAGGTATTCAGGAGCTGATGCGCGAGCTCAGCCGCGATTCCAACACCGCGTTCCTGGTGGTGACCCACGACATGCAGCTGGCCCGCCAGATGGATCGCGTGCTCAGCCTGCAGGACGGCAAGCTGGTGACCCTCTGATGTTTCGTCCGCTGAGTATCTTCATCGGCGCTCGCTATACACGGGCCAAGCGCCGCAATCACTTCATCTCCTTCATTTCGCTGACTTCGATGATCGGTCTGGCGCTCGGCGTGCTGGCGATGATCGTGGTGCTGTCGGTGATGAACGGCTTCCAGAAGGAAATGAGCTCGCGCATCCTCGGCATGGTGCCGCACGCCATGCTCTATGGCGCCGAGCCGGTTGCCGACTGGCGCGCCCTGGCGGCAAAGGCCATGGCCAATCCGCAGGTGCAGGCTGCAGCGCCTTATGCCGAACTGGAAGGCATGCTTTCGCATCGCGGCACGATGCAGCCGATCCAGATCCACGGCATCGACCCGGCCGAGGAGGGCAAGGTATCGATCCTGCCCGAGCATATCCGCCAGGGCAGCCTGAACAATCTGCAGCCCGGTGAGTTCGGCGTGGTGATCGGTGATATCACTGCGCGGCGCTTCGGCCTGCAGGTGGGTGACAAGCTGACGCTGATCATTCCCGAGCCGAGCAATGCGCCCGGTGGTGTCACACCGCGCATGCAGCGCCTGAACGTGGCGGCGGTGTTCAAGGTCGGCGCCGAGTTGGACAGCTCGCTGGCGCTGATCAACGTCGCCGATGCCGCAGCGATGCAGCGCCTGCCGGAGGGCACCGTGCCGGGCATCCGCCTGGCGCTGAAGGACCTGTATCAGGCACCGCAGGTGTCCAAGGCGCTGCTGGCACAGCTGGGCGCCGATTACCGTGCCGACGACTGGACTCATACCCAAGGCAGCCTGTTCAGCGCGATGAAGATGGAAAAGACCATGATCGGCTTGCTCCTGCTGCTGATCGTCGCAGTCGCCGCCTTCAATATCATCGCCACGCTGATCATGGTGGTCGCCGACAAGGGCGGCGATATCGCCATCCTGCGTACGCTGGGCGCCACACCACGGCAGATCATGGCCATCTTCATGGTGCAGGGCTCGGTGATCGGCCTCGTCGGCACCCTGATCGGCACGGTATTCGGCGTGCTTGCGGCGCTGAATGTCAGTGCACTGGTGGCCTCGCTGGAATCCTTCGCCGGACAGCAGGTGCTGAGCTCCGACGTGTACTTCATCAGCAGCCTGCCATCGGACCTGCAGTGGCTGGATGTGGCGCTGATCTGTTCGGCGGCATTGATCCTGAGCTTCCTCGCCACGCTCTATCCATCCTGGCGGGCGGCGCAAGTACAACCGGCCGAAGCGCTACGTTACGAGTAAGCATAAAAAAGCCGTCGATTTCGACGGCTTTTTTCAGTGACGTTGCTGGCGACGCTTTTCCTGGCGCTTGCGCCAGCTGCGCTGGACCCACCAGCGCCAGTAGAGCATGGTCAGGACGTAGCCCATTGCCGCGAGGATGATTCCCGCGACGAAGGAGCCCAGGTACAGCGGTTTCCACAGCACTGCCACCTCGGCCGTGATCCATTCCAGGCTCAGGGTTTGCGGCATGCGCACCGGTGGCGTCTGCATGATCCACGCGCCCAGTTTGTAGGTGCAATAGAAAACGGGCGGCATGGTGATGGGGTTGGTCAGCCAGACCAGACCGATGGAGATCGGCAGGTTGGCGCGCATCGGGATAGCGACGGCGGCGGCGGCCAGCATCTGCATCGGCATTGGGATCATCGCCCAGAACAGGCCGATGGCCATGCCGCGAGCTACAGAGTGACGGTTGAGGTGCCAGAGATTGGGATCGTGAATCAACTTGCCGAGAAAGCGCAGGGACTTGTTACCCTTGATGCTGTCGGGGGTGGGCATGTAGCGCTTGAATAAACGACGCGGCATGAAGAGTCTCTGGGCAGGCAAAAGCGCCGATATTATGCACGGATTCAGCTTGGCCAGCGTTTTCATATTGTGACCGAAGGTGAGCGCCGGACGCGTTCGCTGCAGCTCGATGAGCAGGGAGGAAGGATGCGAACAGGGATGTTGGCGCTGGCCTTGGGGCTGCTCAGCTTGCGCTTTCTACCGAGCCTGCCGCCAGGCTGGCTGTTGCTGGTTGCAGCTTGTGTCGGCCTGGCTTTGCTGCTCTCGCGTCTCTATCCGCTGGGGTTCTTTTTGCTGGGGCTGGCCTGGGCCTGCAATTCTGCGCAGTGGGCGCTGGATGATCGCCTCGGCCCTGAGCTCGACGGCCGCACGCTATGGCTGGAAGGGCGGGTGGTCGGATTGCCCGAGGTATCCGATGGTGTGGTGCGCTTCCTGCTGGAGGATGCGCACTCGCGTCGCGCCGACCTGCCAAAAAGGTTGCGGGTGGCCTGGTATGACGGGCCGACAGTGCAGGGCGGCGAGCGCTGGCGTCTGGCGGTCAACCTGAAGCGGCCGCATGGCCTGGTCAATCCGCAGAGCTTCGACTACGAAGCCTGGTTGCTGGCACAGCGTATCGGTGCCACAGGCACGATCAAATCCGGTCAGCGCCTTGCTCCAGCTTCGGGCCTGGGCAGTTGGCGTGACAGCCTGCGCCAGCGCTTGTTGGCGGCGCCGGCTGTTGAGCGCGAAGGCGCCATCGCTGCGCTGGTACTGGGCGACGGCTCTGGCTTGAGCACCAAAGATTGGCGCCTGTTGCAGCACACCGGCACGGTGCACCTGATGGTCATTTCCGGGCAGCACATCGGACTGCTGGCCGGCTTTCTCTATGGTTTGGTGGCCTTGCTGGCCAAGCTCGGCGCATGGCCGGCGCGCTGGCCATGGCTACCTTGCGCCTGTGCTCTGGCGCTGGGCGGGGCCTTGACCTATGGCTTGCTGGCGGGCTTCGAGGTGCCGGTGCGCAGGGCTTGCGTGATGGTCGCGTTGGTGCTGCTGTGGCGCATGCGCTTTCGTCATCTTGGTGCGTGGTGGCCATTGTTGCTGGCCTTGATCGTGGTTCTGCTGCTGGAGCCGCTGGCATCGTTGCAGCCGGGTTTCTGGTTGTCATTTTCGGCGGTGGCGATTCTGGCTCTGGTGTTTGGCGGTCGACTTGGCGTCTGGGGTTGGTGGCGCGGGCTCACGCGTGCGCAATGGACCATGGCCATCGGCCTGTTGCCGATGATGTTAGTCCTCGGCCTGCCGGTCAGCAGCAGCGGGCCGTTGGCCAATCTGATCGCCGTGCCCTGGGTCGGATTGGTGGTGGTGCCTCTGGCCTTGCTGGGCACCTTGCTGCTGCCTATACCAATGCTGGGCGAAGGGCTGTTGTGGCTGGCCGGTGGTGCGCTGCACCTGCTGTTCGAGTTGCTCGGCATCATCGCCGGCTGGCTACCCGCCTGGTTGCCGAGCGTTCTGCCGCTGTGGGCATGGTGGCTGGCGGCAGCTGGTGCTTTGCTGCTCCTTTTGCCGGCCGGGGTGCCGCTGCGGTTGCCCGGTCTTGCGCTGTTGTTGCCCGCATTGTTATTGCCAGCGCCGCATCTGGATGATGGTCGCGCCGACATCTGGGTGCTGGATGTGGGGCAAGGGCTGGCGGTGCTGGTGCGTACCCGAGAGCATGCTCTGCTGTACGACGCTGGGCCGCGCTTTGGTGATTTCGATACCGGTGAGCGCATCGTCCTGCCCTCGTTGCGGGCGCTGAACCTCAGGCAGCTCGACGTGATGCTGCTCAGCCATGCCGATAACGATCATGCTGGCGGCGCGGCCGCGATCAAGGCCGGTATGCCGGTATCGAGGGTGGTCAGTGGTGAACCGCGAAGGCTGGCCGATGCGCTCGGCGCCGAAGCGTGCGAGTCAGGACAAAGCTGGCAATGGAACGAGGTGGTCTTCAGGCTGTGGCAGTGGGAACGCGCCAGCTCCGGCAACCAGCTGTCGTGCGTATTGCAGATAGAGGCTGCGGGCGAACGCCTGCTATTGACCGGCGATATCGATGTACAGGCCGAGCGGGCGCTGATGCAGGCCGACTTTCCCCTGTCTTCGCAGTGGCTGCTGGCCCCTCATCATGGCAGTCGCACCTCGTCCAGCCAGGCGTTCATCGATGCGGTTGGTGCGCAGCATGTGCTGATTACCCGCAGCCGCCACAATGCCTTCGGCCATCCTCATCCGCAGGTGCTGGAGCGTTATCGTGCAGCAGGCGTGTTGGTCCATGACACGGCGCTCGATGGCGCGCTGCATCTGCGCCTGGGCGAGCATGGCGCAGCGCGGGCATTGCGACGCGAGCCACGTTTCTGGCGGGAAAAATGAGAACGGCGGCGCCCTATGCTAGAGTGGCGCCACTTTTTCGAGGGGGATTCTCTACCGTGTGGGAACTGGTCAAAGCTGGCGGCTGGATGATGCTGCCGATCATTCTCTGTTCCATCGCTGCTGCCGGTATCGTTGCCGAGCGCCTGTGGACTCTGCGGCCCGCCCGCGTCACCCCAGCCAATCTGCTGGCTCAGGTATGGCGCTGGATCAAGGACAAGAAACTCAATAACCAGAAACTCAAGGAACTGCGCGAGGATTCGCCGCTGGGGCAGATTCTCGCCGCCGGTCTGGCCAACTCCAAGCATGGTCGCGAGATCATGAAAGAGTGCATCGAGGAGGCTGCCGCGCGCGTCATCCATGATCTGGAGCGTTACCTCAATGCCCTGGGCACCATAGCCGGCATCGCTCCGCTGCTTGGCCTGCTCGGTACCGTGCTGGGCATGATCGAG harbors:
- a CDS encoding DUF2062 domain-containing protein, which codes for MPRRLFKRYMPTPDSIKGNKSLRFLGKLIHDPNLWHLNRHSVARGMAIGLFWAMIPMPMQMLAAAAVAIPMRANLPISIGLVWLTNPITMPPVFYCTYKLGAWIMQTPPVRMPQTLSLEWITAEVAVLWKPLYLGSFVAGIILAAMGYVLTMLYWRWWVQRSWRKRQEKRRQQRH
- the lolD gene encoding lipoprotein-releasing ABC transporter ATP-binding protein LolD, translating into MNQNAMKQHNAVLSCRNLSKRYDEGPESVIVLDGLELELFPGERVAIVGSSGSGKSTLLNMLGGLDTPSEGSVWLAGEQLSALSETARGLLRNRALGFVYQFHHLLAEFTALENACMPLLIGKTSIAEARQRATALLERVGLGHRLNHKPSELSGGERQRVAIARALVNRPGLVLLDEPTGNLDQHTAEGIQELMRELSRDSNTAFLVVTHDMQLARQMDRVLSLQDGKLVTL
- a CDS encoding lipoprotein-releasing ABC transporter permease subunit, translating into MFRPLSIFIGARYTRAKRRNHFISFISLTSMIGLALGVLAMIVVLSVMNGFQKEMSSRILGMVPHAMLYGAEPVADWRALAAKAMANPQVQAAAPYAELEGMLSHRGTMQPIQIHGIDPAEEGKVSILPEHIRQGSLNNLQPGEFGVVIGDITARRFGLQVGDKLTLIIPEPSNAPGGVTPRMQRLNVAAVFKVGAELDSSLALINVADAAAMQRLPEGTVPGIRLALKDLYQAPQVSKALLAQLGADYRADDWTHTQGSLFSAMKMEKTMIGLLLLLIVAVAAFNIIATLIMVVADKGGDIAILRTLGATPRQIMAIFMVQGSVIGLVGTLIGTVFGVLAALNVSALVASLESFAGQQVLSSDVYFISSLPSDLQWLDVALICSAALILSFLATLYPSWRAAQVQPAEALRYE
- a CDS encoding DNA internalization-related competence protein ComEC/Rec2; translated protein: MLALALGLLSLRFLPSLPPGWLLLVAACVGLALLLSRLYPLGFFLLGLAWACNSAQWALDDRLGPELDGRTLWLEGRVVGLPEVSDGVVRFLLEDAHSRRADLPKRLRVAWYDGPTVQGGERWRLAVNLKRPHGLVNPQSFDYEAWLLAQRIGATGTIKSGQRLAPASGLGSWRDSLRQRLLAAPAVEREGAIAALVLGDGSGLSTKDWRLLQHTGTVHLMVISGQHIGLLAGFLYGLVALLAKLGAWPARWPWLPCACALALGGALTYGLLAGFEVPVRRACVMVALVLLWRMRFRHLGAWWPLLLALIVVLLLEPLASLQPGFWLSFSAVAILALVFGGRLGVWGWWRGLTRAQWTMAIGLLPMMLVLGLPVSSSGPLANLIAVPWVGLVVVPLALLGTLLLPIPMLGEGLLWLAGGALHLLFELLGIIAGWLPAWLPSVLPLWAWWLAAAGALLLLLPAGVPLRLPGLALLLPALLLPAPHLDDGRADIWVLDVGQGLAVLVRTREHALLYDAGPRFGDFDTGERIVLPSLRALNLRQLDVMLLSHADNDHAGGAAAIKAGMPVSRVVSGEPRRLADALGAEACESGQSWQWNEVVFRLWQWERASSGNQLSCVLQIEAAGERLLLTGDIDVQAERALMQADFPLSSQWLLAPHHGSRTSSSQAFIDAVGAQHVLITRSRHNAFGHPHPQVLERYRAAGVLVHDTALDGALHLRLGEHGAARALRREPRFWREK
- a CDS encoding MotA/TolQ/ExbB proton channel family protein yields the protein MWELVKAGGWMMLPIILCSIAAAGIVAERLWTLRPARVTPANLLAQVWRWIKDKKLNNQKLKELREDSPLGQILAAGLANSKHGREIMKECIEEAAARVIHDLERYLNALGTIAGIAPLLGLLGTVLGMIEIFSSFMGSGMANAPMLAGGISKALITTAAGLMVAIPALFFHRYLQRRVDELVVGMEQEAIKLVEMVQGDRDVDLGEGKA